A DNA window from Arachis duranensis cultivar V14167 chromosome 3, aradu.V14167.gnm2.J7QH, whole genome shotgun sequence contains the following coding sequences:
- the LOC107478233 gene encoding protein LIGHT-DEPENDENT SHORT HYPOCOTYLS 10-like, translating to MSSSGSGYGKDFPGEGSRSNIDPREYHHHFQLQPQQSPANTLSRYESQKRRDWNTFGQYLKNQRPSVELAQCNCNHVLDFLRYLDQFGKTKVHNQGCMFYGQPEPPAPCTCPLRQAWGSLDALIGRLRAAYEENGGSPETNPFASSAIRVYLREVRDCQAKARGIPYKKKKKNNNKGSAEQSSSSSPSSTIHFS from the coding sequence ATGTCTTCAAGTGGAAGTGGTTATGGCAAGGATTTTCCAGGAGAAGGATCCCGAAGCAACATTGATCCCAGAGAATATCATCACCATTTTCAACTTCAACCACAGCAGAGTCCGGCTAATACACTTAGCCGGTACGAGTCGCAAAAGAGGAGGGACTGGAACACTTTCGGCCAATACCTGAAGAACCAAAGGCCATCAGTTGAGCTTGCACAGTGCAATTGCAACCATGTCCTGGACTTCCTAAGGTACCTTGACCAGTTCGGAAAAACAAAAGTTCACAACCAAGGTTGCATGTTTTATGGGCAGCCGGAACCCCCGGCGCCCTGCACCTGTCCTCTTAGGCAGGCCTGGGGCTCCCTAGACGCTCTTATAGGGAGACTCAGGGCTGCCTACGAGGAAAATGGTGGCTCTCCGGAGACTAATCCTTTTGCCAGCAGCGCCATCCGTGTGTACCTCCGGGAGGTTAGGGACTGCCAGGCTAAGGCAAGAGGCATCCcttacaagaagaaaaagaagaacaataaCAAAGGGAGTGCTGAACAATCAAgctcttcttctccctcctccACTATCCACTTCTCTTGA